aatggagactttacatccttcgtattaacctggatggaagtggaagacattattcttagtaaagcatcacaagaatggagaagcatgaatcctatgcactcaatcttgatatgaggacaattaatgacaattaaggttatggggggggggaagcagaaagagagagggagggagtggggtggggccttagtgtgtgtcacactttatgggggcaagacatgattgcaagagggactttacctaacaattgcaatcagtgtaactggcttattgtaccctcaatgaatccccaacaataaaaaaaaaaagaaaaagaaaaaaaaaaaaagaatgaatagccgggcgttgtggcgggcgcctgtagtcccagctgctcaggaggctgaggcaagagaatcgcgtaagcccaagagttagaggttgctgtgagcggtgtgacgccacggcactctacccgagggcggtacagtgagactctgtctccacaaaaaaaaaaataaaaaaaaaaaaaaataagaatgaaaccaaGTGAAAGCAGAGGAcaataaagatgaaaatgaaaagcaataaagttgaaacaaatgaaaaaaacttaCATAGAATTATCAGTGAAATTCCATGCTAACACTGTGAAAAGAtccataaaattaacaaaatattcatCAGAGGGACCAGGAAAAAAGAGAGCAGCTACAAATTATCAATTTCAGGAATGAAAGGAAATTTGTCACTAAAATTCCTACAAACATTTAGAAAGATAATGAAGAGATATGAACAACTAACTTTATAACCATAAATGTTAGGTAAAACGGGCAAATTTGTCAAAAGACACAAACTATCCAAGCGCACACAGACAAAATAGTCCTAGTAGTAGGCTTAAACGTGTTATTTGTTAAAGATATTGAATTTGTAgttaaaaaaccttccaacaaaaCTCCAGGAGCGGATGGTTTCATGGCAATTtataacaaacattttaaaaagaagtaatacaAATTCTTCACAAAGTTTTCGAGAAAACTCAAGAGAAAAGAACACAATCCAACTCTCTCtctgaggccagcattaccctatAACAAACCCAGAAAAAGACATTACAAAGAAACTAGAGATGGAGATCCTTAAGGACAAACAACAAAATTCCTCAACAAAATGTCAGTGTATCAAATACAGCAATATACGGAAAGGATAATGCATCATGACTAATTGGCATTTATACCACAAATAACATGCAAAACATTTAACAATAAATcaatgccgggcggcgcctgtggctcagtgagtagggcgccagccccatatgccgagggtggcgggttcaggcccagccccggccaaactgcaacaaaaaaatagccgggcgttgtggcgggcgcctgtagtcccagatgctcgggaggctgaggcaagagaatggcgtaagcccaagagttagaggttgctgtgagccgtgtgatgccacggcactctacccgagggcggtacagtgagactctgtctctacaaaaaaaaaaaaaaaaaaaacaataaatcaatgccaaatgaattgaaaacttatgtccactcAAAAActacacatgaatgtttataggtAGCCTTGTTTACAACTGCCAAAACTTGTAAGATGTTCTTCAATAGGCAACTGGATAAACGAACAATGGTTCTAAACATACAAAGgaatatttaacaataaaaagcaaTTAGCTATTATGCTACAAAAAGATGTGGAGAGGTGGATTTCTCCCTGGTCGGGAATCTCAACCCACCTGCACTCTAGGTAGAACAAAGGAGAGGAAATTTGTGGGTGGATCTGGTCAAGGGAGTGAGCAAATAATGGACCTTCTTGGGCACAGAGTGAAGCTGGAGAGGCCTGTGACCTACATTGACCAGACAGGAGAAAATGTCCTTGTGAAGACCCTAAACCATGAGACTATGAGGCTAAATACGTGATTTGCACTGTTCCTCCTACTCTGGGAATGAAGATTCACTTCAATCGCCCTCTGCCAATGATGAGGAACCAGCTGATCACTCGTGTGCCTCTGGGTTCTATTATCAAGTGTATAGTTTACTACAATCAGCCTTTCCGGAGGAAAAAGGATCACTGTGGAACCATGATTATTGAAGGGGAGGAAGCTCCGATTTCCTACACATTGGATGACACCAAACCTGATGGCAGCTATGCTGCAATAATGGAATTTATCCTTGCCCACAAAGCCAGAAAGCTGGCACGTCTtaccaaagaagaaaggatgaagaaACTTTGTGAGCTCTATGCAAAAGTTCTAGGCTCCCAAGAAGCTCTGAAGCCATCACATTATGAAGAGAAGAACTGGTGTGAGGAGCAGGACTCTGGGGGCTGCTACACCACCTACTTTCCCCCGGGATCATGACTCAACATGGAAGGTACTACGCCAACCAGCGGGCAGGATTTATTTTATGGGCACTGAGACTGCACTCCACACACTGGAGTGGCTACATGGAGGGAGttgtggagggtggggagagagcaGCCTGAGAGATCCTGCATGCGGTGGGGAAGATTCCAGAGGATGAAATCTGGCAGCCAGAACCAGAATCAGTGGATGTCCCTGTGCGACCCATCACTACAACCTTCTTGGAGAGACATCTGCTCTCTGTGCCAGGCCTGCTGAAGTTGAGTGGACAGACCAGCATCTTTTCAGCAGTGGCTCTGGGATTCCTGGCGCTTGTGCGAGTCTAAAGAGAAAGTGTCTTAACCACACCTTCTTCTTACTGTATTTCGCGTGTGGGTTTGGAGAAGGGGTTGTAATAAAGTTCCCTGAAAacacacaaacaacaacaacaaaaaagatgtaaagaaaacttaaatgcatattactaagtaaaagaagccaatttGAAAAGATTATATATGGCATTATTCTAACTATATGATattctgaaaaagacaaaactatggaaacagaaaaaaaaacaacagtggtCACTAGAGGCTTGGTGGGAGGGTgaaaaggaggaggggagagaacatGAATGCAAGCTATTAATaatggaggatgggtggagggagggtaattggtaggaacacacctacagtgcattttacaagggtacatgttaaatttactaagtgtacagtataaatgtcttaacacaataactaagaaaatgcggtgaaggctacgttaaccagtttgatgaaaatatttcaaatggtatataaaaccagcacattgtaccccatgattgtattaatgtacacagctatgatttaataaaaaaaaaagatattaataacGGGAGAAACTGCAGTAGGTAGCAGGAGAGGGTGATTTCCACTCAATTtctctgtaaacctaaaactgctctaaaaaagaaagtcttagttttttaaaagtcaatcaagggtggcacttgtggctcagtgagtagggcgccggtcccatatgccggaggaggcaggttcaaacccagccccggccaaaaaccacaaaaaaaaaaaaaaaaagtcaatcaatATAATTCACCATCTGAGcgtctcacagaaaaaaaaaattaagcaagcaAGCATTTGAGAGAAGTCAACACCCATtcatggaaaggaaaagaactttCAACAAGCCAGGAATAGTAGGGAACTTTGCTAACCTTATAAAAGGCATCTAAAAAATTACagcaaacatcaaaataaagaaaacaaatgtttccCTCCTAAATAGGGAACAAGGCAAAGCTATGTACTGTCACTACTCTTATTCAACATTACCCTGGAGATCTCATCTAGTGCAACCAGGCAGTAGAAGGTAATAAAAGGCAAATAAGTCAGAGAGGAAAAACTGTCACCAGCTACATTCGACATAAGTACCTACAAAGATGTCCAAAGGATCTGCAAAAGGCTTCAACAATTAATAAGTGTGTAAAATAGGATGCAGAATACATGGTCAACacagaaaaatcaattttattgctATATATGAGTAACAAAGAACcagaaattaagatttttaaaagcttcattTATAATAACGCCACACAACATAATATACTTCAgaataaatacaacaaaacatGAATGAACTCTATTCTGAGAACTATAAatcactgataaaagaaatcaaaaaataaaaaaaatcaaataaaaggtCCCAAAGATTAACTCAAATAGATCTTCATGTTAAATCACGTCTTAAAAGCTACATTATCCCATTGTGGAGATTTTTGTTAAAATCTATAGCTcctagggaggcggagcaagatggcagccgagtaacagctttcttgcatcttggcaccgtgagtctggggagatagaactccaggcatctctggctggtgggatctgcctatcatcacccctgtgcggatacagggagtcagcgagagacttctggaccccaggaggaggactaaaacagtggaaaaccggaaagtggtcgcgtgtgttcaatcgggtctaaacccgcccgcaactgtaagttcagtagcagcgagactgcaaaccagaaaggccttacctgtgaactgttttggtgtctttggacttggcactcagttgaactgccttggggagagcctgagcaggagtgcggagaacttcggCCCATTGTCTAGGgcaccagtctgagccactgagccagacggagctaatggtgtttggcggtgggtcacagggagccattgtgagcgatctgccccggcaagctctgacctcagggtagcagagcta
This Nycticebus coucang isolate mNycCou1 chromosome 1, mNycCou1.pri, whole genome shotgun sequence DNA region includes the following protein-coding sequences:
- the LOC128584887 gene encoding amine oxidase [flavin-containing] B-like is translated as MKIHFNRPLPMMRNQLITRVPLGSIIKCIVYYNQPFRRKKDHCGTMIIEGEEAPISYTLDDTKPDGSYAAIMEFILAHKARKLARLTKEERMKKLCELYAKVLGSQEALKPSHYEEKNWCEEQDSGGCYTTYFPPGS